A section of the Triticum dicoccoides isolate Atlit2015 ecotype Zavitan chromosome 7A, WEW_v2.0, whole genome shotgun sequence genome encodes:
- the LOC119329084 gene encoding protein transport protein SFT2-like codes for MQAWFSGSGPSPSSSSSAASSQPPPSLLAEWNSYAAARSAEEDVGGGFGIDIEAAVRSANDRVTGTFGVVSKGVRGFPGSFQSSTSSVPSGKSLMYFGLFLASGIFLVFIAFTIFLPVMVIMPQKFAICFTMGCAFIIGSFFALKGPKNQLFHMISRERLPFTIGFVGSMFATIYVSMVLHSYILSVFFSCLQILALVYYAISYFPGGSAGMKFLSSTLVASVLRCFGR; via the exons ATGCAGGCGTGGTTCTCCGGCTCCgggccctcgccctcctcctcctcgtcggcggCGTCTTCGCAGCCGCCGCCGTCTCTGCTCGCGGAATGGAACTCCTACGCCGCCGCCCGCTCCGCCGAGGAGGACGTCGGCGGAGGATTCGGGATCGACATCGAGGCCGCCGTCCGCTCCGCCAACGACCGCGTCACCGGCACCTTCGGCGT GGTATCTAAAGGAGTTAGAGGGTTCCCTGGCAGCTTCCAGTCCTCAACAAGCAGTGTTCCATCTGGCAAATCTCTCATGTATTTCGGCCTTTTTCTTGCCAGCGGCATTTTCCTAGTTTTCATCGCGTTCACAATATTCCTGCCAGTCATGGTAATAATGCCTCAAAAGTTTGCGATCTGTTTCACTATGGGATGTGCCTTCATCATTGGATCTTTCTTTGCATTGAAAGGGCCCAAGAATCAGCTCTTTCATATGATTTCCAGAGAG AGGTTACCTTTCACCATTGGATTTGTTGGCAGCATGTTTGCTACCATCTATGTGTCAATGGTGCTCCATAGCTACATACTTTCTGTTTTCTTCTCTTGTCTTCAG ATCCTTGCTCTAGTATACTATGCCATCTCATACTTCCCTGGCGGGTCTGCTGGAATGAAGTTTCTGTCATCTACCCTTGTGGCCTCAGTGTTGAGATGCTTCGGGCGATGA
- the LOC119329083 gene encoding fructose-bisphosphate aldolase 5, cytosolic-like, giving the protein MSAFVGKYAEELIKTAKYIATPGKGILAADESTGTIGKRLASINVENVEANRQALREMLFTAPGALEYLSGVILFEETLYQTAADGTPFVDILKAGNVVPGIKVDKGTVDIAGTVGETTTQGLDSLGARCAKYYEAGARFAKWRAVLKIGPGAEPSELAVKQNAEGLARYALICQENGLVPIVEPEILTDGPHDIKACAAATERVLAAVYKSLNDHKVLLEGTLLKPNMVTPGSDSPKVGAEVIAEYTVAALRRTVPPAVPGVVFLSGGQSEEQATQNLDAMNKLPVLKPWTLTFSFGRALQQSTIKKWAGKKENVADAQATFLARCKGNSEATLGKYGGAAAGGDAAASESLHVAGYKY; this is encoded by the exons atgtctgCCTTCGTCGGGAAATACGCAG AGGAGCTGATCAAGACGGCCAAGTACATCGCGACGCCGGGGAAGGGCATCCTGGCGGCGGACGAGTCGACGGGCACCATCGGGAAGCGGCTGGCGAGCATCAACGTGGAGAACGTGGAGGCCAACCGGCAGGCGCTGCGGGAGATGCTCTTCACGGCGCCGGGCGCCCTGGAGTACCTCTCCGGCGTCATCCTCTTCGAGGAGACGCTCTACCAGACGGCCGCCGACGGCACCCCGTTCGTCGACATCCTCAAGGCCGGCAACGTCGTCCCGGGCATCAAGGTGGACAAGGGCACCGTGGACATCGCGGGGACCGTCGGCGAGACCACCACCCAGGGCCTCGACTCCCTGGGCGCGCGCTGCGCCAAGTACTACGAGGCCGGCGCGCGCTTCGCCAAGTGGCGCGCCGTGCTCAAGATCGGGCCCGGCGCCGAGCCGTCCGAGCTCGCCGTGAAGCAGAACGCCGAGGGGCTGGCCCGGTACGCGCTCATCTGCCAGGAGAACGGGCTGGTCCCCATCGTGGAGCCCGAGATCCTCACCGACGGGCCGCACGACATCAAGGcctgcgccgccgccaccgagcGCGTCCTCGCCGCCGTCTACAAGTCGCTCAACGACCACAAGGTGCTCctcgagggcaccctcctcaagcccaACATGGTCACCCCCGGCTCCGACAGCCCCAAG GTTGGCGCGGAGGTGATAGCGGAGTACACGGTGGCGGCGCTGCGGCGCACGGTGCCGCCAGCGGTGCCCGGGGTGGTGTTCCTGTCGGGCGGGCAGAGCGAGGAGCAGGCGACGCAGAACCTGGACGCCATGAACAAGCTGCCGGTGCTCAAGCCCTGGACGCTCACCTTCTCCTTCGGCCGGGCGCTGCAGCAGAGCACCATCAAGAagtgggccggcaagaaggagaacgTCGCCGACGCGCAGGCCACCTTCCTCGCGCGGTGCAAGGGCAACTCCGAGGCCACGCTCGGCAAGTACGGCGGCGCTGCCGCCGGAGGGGACGCCGCCGCGTCCGAGAGCTTGCACGTCGCGGGGTACAAGTACTAA